From Halichoerus grypus chromosome 6, mHalGry1.hap1.1, whole genome shotgun sequence, one genomic window encodes:
- the TEKT4 gene encoding tektin-4, producing the protein MAHTDVLLTQQLAPQTVPACELPRKLYDVARNTGAYTSSGLATAGFRSARYLVDEWFQNCYARYHQAFADRDRSEGQRHESRQLVAATEALAQCTQEDSTGKVGARLQDTHCWKSELQHEVSELGAETDLLLAQKQRLERTLDATAVPFSITTDNLQCRERRQHPDLVRDHVEMELLKEAELIRNIQELLKRTIMQAVNQIRLNREHKETCEMDWSDKVEAYSIDQTCALYHNQSTEVQFYPHTAKFEESASTPETWARFTQENLYRAERERLASVNLRVLIDCILRDTAEDLRLQCDAVNLAFGRRCEELEDACHKLKNHLHKTLREVTDQEHNIAALKQAIKDKEAPLKVAQTRLYQRSHRPNVELCRDAAQFRLVSEVEELNVSLAALKEKLLEAEQSLRNLEDTRMNLEKDLAVKTNSLFIDRQKCMTHRARYPTILQLAGYQ; encoded by the exons ATGGCGCACACGGACGTGCTCTTGACCCAGCAGCTGGCCCCGCAGACGGTACCAGCCTGCGAGCTGCCCCGCAAGCTCTACGACGTGGCCCGGAACACGGGCGCCTACACGTCCTCGGGCCTGGCCACCGCTGGCTTCCGCTCGGCCAGGTACCTGGTGGACGAGTGGTTCCAGAACTGCTATGCCCGCTACCACCAAGCCTTCGCCGACCGCGACCGGTCAGAGGGGCAGCGCCACGAGAGCCGGCAGCTGGTGGCCGCGACGGAGGCCCTGGCACAGTGCACGCAGGAGGATTCCACCGGGAAGGTGGGCGCGCGCCTGCAGGACACGCACTGCTGGAAGTCGGAGCTGCAGCACGAGGTGAGTGAGCTGGGTGCCGAGACCGACCTGCTGCTGGCCCAGAAGCAGCGGCTGGAGCGCACCCTGGACGCCACCGCCGTGCCCTTCTCCATCACCACCGACAACCTGCAGTGCCGTGAGCGCCGCCAGCACCCCGACCTCGTCCGCGACCACGTGGAGATGGAGCTGCTGAAG GAGGCCGAGCTTATCCGGAACATTCAGGAGCTCCTAAAAAGGACCATAATGCAGGCCGTGAACCAGATCCG GCTGAACCGTGAGCACAAGGAAACGTGTGAGATGGACTGGTCTGACAAGGTGGAGGCCTACAGCATCGACCAGACCTGCGCCCTCTACCACAACCAGAGCACGGAGGTGCAGTTCTACCCGCACACTGCCAAGTTCGAGGAGAG CGCCTCCACGCCGGAGACGTGGGCCCGGTTCACCCAGGAAAACCTGTACCGCGCGGAGCGCGAGCGCCTGGCCTCGGTCAACCTGCGGGTACTCATCGACTGCATCCTGCGGGACACGGCCGAGGACCTGCGGCTGCAGTGCGACGCTGTGAACCTGGCCTTCGGGCGCCGCTGTGAGGAGTTGGAGGACGCGTGCCACAAGCTGAAGAACCACCTGCACAAG ACACTGCGGGAGGTCACGGACCAGGAGCACAACATTGCAGCACTGAAGCAGGCCATTAAGGACAAGGAGGCACCTCTGAAGGTGGCCCAGACCCGTCTGTATCAGCGATCACACAGGCCCAACGTGGAGCTGTGCCGGGACGCCGCCCAGTTTAG gTTGGTGAGCGAGGTGGAGGAGCTGAACGTGTCCCTTGCGGCACTGAAGGAGAAGCTTCTAGAAGCAGAGCAGTCTCTGCGCAACCTGGAGGACACGCGCATGAACCTGGAGAAGGACCTGGCCGTCAAGACCAACAGCCTCTTCATCGACCGCCAGAAGTGCATGACCCACCGTGCCCGCTACCCCACCATCCTCCAGCTGGCTGGCTACCAGTGA